The Lysobacter sp. HDW10 genome window below encodes:
- a CDS encoding DUF3011 domain-containing protein: MNCGLATALSSLGCLLVAAAWPSPAYSGDIRNLFRKPEAGKVVRCESRDMAAQFCKAETSGGVQVLRQLSKTSCIENKNWRTTGEGIEVSGGCRADFNTGSAKHVYGNQVILCESVGRRWKLCAADTSNGVNLVRQVSDESPCIRNQSWGVRSEGVWVASGCRAEFSVGDPIVPPETGEPARITRCDSENGMRTRCRLKTGKGVRLVQRISSSPCTFGSTWGFDESEIWVRRGCRAEFQIDVEPRDIEAKPQIPADARLVKCESEDNRTHRCDIAPQTQVQIKEQVSKKVCEEGKSWRVEKDAIVVKSGCRAVFAVW, from the coding sequence ATGAATTGTGGACTTGCCACCGCTTTGTCTTCGCTCGGCTGCTTGCTGGTTGCAGCGGCTTGGCCGTCGCCTGCCTATTCGGGCGACATCCGCAATCTGTTCCGCAAACCCGAAGCCGGCAAAGTGGTTCGCTGCGAATCGCGCGACATGGCCGCACAGTTTTGCAAAGCAGAGACTTCCGGTGGCGTCCAAGTCTTGCGGCAGCTCTCCAAGACGTCTTGCATCGAGAATAAGAATTGGCGAACCACGGGCGAGGGGATTGAAGTGAGCGGCGGGTGCCGTGCGGATTTCAATACCGGATCCGCGAAGCACGTCTATGGCAATCAAGTGATCTTGTGTGAATCGGTTGGGCGCCGCTGGAAGCTGTGCGCCGCCGATACGTCGAACGGTGTGAACCTGGTACGACAAGTGTCAGATGAGTCGCCCTGCATTCGAAATCAGTCGTGGGGCGTTCGTTCCGAGGGCGTGTGGGTCGCGTCCGGTTGTCGTGCTGAGTTCAGTGTCGGCGACCCGATTGTGCCGCCAGAGACGGGTGAGCCTGCACGCATCACGCGCTGCGATTCCGAGAACGGGATGCGCACGCGGTGTCGACTCAAGACAGGCAAAGGCGTGCGGCTGGTGCAACGCATCTCGTCTTCGCCCTGCACGTTTGGAAGTACTTGGGGATTTGATGAAAGTGAGATTTGGGTGCGACGCGGCTGTCGCGCCGAGTTCCAGATCGACGTTGAACCGCGCGACATTGAAGCCAAGCCGCAGATTCCTGCGGATGCACGTTTAGTGAAATGCGAATCAGAAGACAACCGCACGCATCGCTGCGACATCGCGCCACAGACCCAAGTGCAAATCAAAGAACAAGTGTCAAAGAAAGTGTGTGAAGAAGGAAAATCTTGGCGCGTTGAAAAAGACGCCATCGTTGTGAAATCGGGTTGCCGCGCCGTTTTCGCGGTTTGGTAG
- the epmA gene encoding EF-P lysine aminoacylase EpmA has translation MNATGEWRPGADVEALRLRAALYRLIRAHFQETGALEVETPILSSAGTTDVHIESFSTHFTGHVSAGPSQRWMRTSPEFAMKRLLAAGIGDCYELGRVFRNGEAGGRHNPEFTMLEWYRVGWSLQALIDETAQLVMAGMAMTHQPLSRVDVRYRDLFESVIGIDPMRATDEDIIQAASTIRIDPAGLTRDDWLDLLFTHRIQSAFPSTQLTVVRDYPPSQCALAKVSEDADGDAVAQRFELYVGALELANGYDELIDADEQARRQQADQAVRGARGSVGPPSDQNLVAALASGMPASSGVALGVDRWMMAMSKVQAIESVIAFNFQRA, from the coding sequence TGCGCGCTGCGCTCTACCGCCTTATTCGGGCGCACTTCCAAGAAACAGGTGCTTTGGAAGTTGAAACGCCGATCTTGTCGTCGGCGGGCACCACCGATGTGCACATCGAATCCTTTTCGACGCACTTCACAGGGCATGTAAGCGCGGGTCCATCGCAACGTTGGATGCGCACCTCTCCGGAGTTCGCGATGAAGCGACTCCTCGCTGCAGGGATCGGCGATTGCTATGAACTGGGCCGTGTCTTTCGCAATGGCGAAGCCGGCGGTCGACATAACCCTGAATTTACGATGCTCGAGTGGTATCGCGTCGGTTGGTCATTGCAAGCTCTGATCGATGAAACTGCGCAGTTGGTCATGGCCGGCATGGCGATGACGCATCAACCGCTATCGCGCGTGGATGTACGCTATCGCGATCTGTTTGAATCCGTCATCGGTATAGATCCCATGCGCGCAACAGACGAAGACATCATCCAAGCGGCATCGACCATCCGAATTGATCCGGCAGGCCTGACACGCGACGATTGGTTGGACCTGCTTTTTACCCATCGCATACAAAGCGCGTTTCCATCAACGCAGCTCACTGTGGTGCGCGACTATCCGCCCTCGCAATGCGCTTTGGCGAAGGTGTCTGAAGATGCGGATGGAGATGCTGTGGCGCAGCGATTTGAGCTGTATGTCGGCGCGCTCGAGCTCGCCAACGGCTATGACGAGTTAATCGACGCTGACGAACAAGCGCGTCGTCAGCAAGCGGATCAAGCGGTGCGTGGCGCGCGGGGTAGCGTCGGGCCGCCTTCGGATCAAAATCTCGTGGCTGCGCTCGCATCCGGTATGCCTGCATCGAGTGGGGTGGCCTTGGGCGTCGACCGTTGGATGATGGCAATGTCCAAGGTTCAAGCGATCGAATCCGTGATCGCGTTTAACTTCCAGCGTGCTTGA
- a CDS encoding DUF3011 domain-containing protein yields the protein MRIQHQCLLALGLCALASSAYAQRYGDNGRGNYDRGNYYGQEFECASVRNDYRECAVPGRGYAVIVRQISKNTCDEGRTWGQRNGTVWVQKGCRARFRVRAGNGHWGGNGNGWGNGNGWGNNATRSFLCESIDGRRNYCDSNSRSRATFRRQISKAACIEGRTWGIDRRGVWVAGGCRAEFEVRGR from the coding sequence ATGCGAATTCAACATCAATGTCTGCTTGCACTGGGCCTGTGCGCACTCGCGTCTTCGGCATATGCGCAACGCTACGGTGACAACGGTCGCGGGAACTATGACCGCGGCAACTACTACGGACAAGAGTTCGAATGCGCATCTGTGCGCAATGACTATCGGGAATGCGCGGTGCCTGGCCGTGGCTATGCCGTGATCGTTCGACAAATATCCAAGAACACGTGCGACGAAGGCCGCACTTGGGGTCAGCGAAACGGCACCGTCTGGGTTCAGAAGGGCTGCCGTGCACGTTTCAGAGTGCGTGCAGGCAATGGCCATTGGGGTGGCAATGGCAATGGCTGGGGCAATGGGAACGGTTGGGGCAACAATGCCACGCGTTCGTTCCTGTGTGAATCGATCGATGGCCGACGCAATTACTGCGATTCCAATTCACGCAGTCGCGCGACCTTCCGCCGTCAAATTTCCAAAGCCGCTTGTATCGAAGGTCGCACTTGGGGCATCGATCGTCGTGGCGTCTGGGTCGCGGGCGGCTGCCGCGCAGAGTTCGAGGTCCGCGGTCGATAA